The Drosophila innubila isolate TH190305 chromosome 3R unlocalized genomic scaffold, UK_Dinn_1.0 2_E_3R, whole genome shotgun sequence genome has a segment encoding these proteins:
- the LOC117791312 gene encoding neurochondrin homolog has product MTDVPEPVRKCANLLKGTRSDTEKFAALFMVTKLMKGKDCNTAGKKLLFEAIGFAFLRKLLVSKELPSDCPPLVYKSVALSILTGFCQEEELATHKDIIDAIPTLLEIVEQADDEDYEDNLIVVSEAYSCLKSIASYEPGQQALLATGAIPKMSQIYSAQSFQTDEALHLIVLLVKKFGVISWPEDPTAFHALIQRIALDMETDHTERKYELCRILADILITCRREIVLNSLEGQIWPESLFKGCGDILKAKIGPKQRDPALHLIATTLQVLGMQWAFMDEQKQFFLMLLQLAAIEVRMQMDEKKLETTFKQAELLTCCFVILEQCIEYMATDQLDLEPKEKQTTYTALKGAFNQVLAVLNRVSQDKIRENGNPRDKAFIVATVRILSAWLAQETTAMRPAIYKLLPFMLKIANESFHELKTWRAGPREGTPPVDILRVMMPALCHFAVEDEARRVLFTHKQDEVLLEAIELYFSIAHWKRPPIPRAERLKRMNEPDPVPTPEQQAEMKEARGAIVALCNTLMNFTVLEPKRAEDAPTFANLLKFVVENLPELKDTPDNLVIHGNLSVLGLLLLKQQSKKVKQNDFSICRYIQATIRFLWDAYNIDESNDPTALVVSIAYKGFWSDLSELWFLGMQTMCGVLPLVPWLSEFALESGWAEGIVKTLKKVKIGTLPANVKSAYEDFLSQLVDVNPDVVAVLKKADALRVCRNHRMMDLGKKLFGD; this is encoded by the coding sequence atgACGGACGTGCCGGAGCCCGTGCGCAAGTGCGCCAATCTGTTGAAGGGCACACGCAGCGATACTGAAAAGTTTGCGGCCCTGTTCATGGTCACGAAGCTGATGAAGGGCAAGGACTGTAATACGGCGGGAAAGAAGCTGCTTTTCGAGGCAATTGGATTTGCATTTCTGCGCAAGCTGCTTGTCTCCAAGGAGTTGCCCAGCGATTGCCCACCGTTGGTGTACAAAAGCGTCGCATTGTCGATACTCACAGGGTTCTGTCAGGAGGAGGAGCTGGCTACGCATAAGGACATCATCGATGCGATACCCACGCTGCTGGAGATTGTCGAGCAGGCGGACGATGAGGATTACGAGGATAACTTGATTGTGGTCAGCGAAGCGTACAGTTGCCTCAAGAGCATTGCCAGCTATGAGCCCGGACAACAGGCTCTTCTGGCCACGGGAGCCATACCCAAAATGTCGCAGATCTATTCGGCCCAGAGTTTCCAAACGGATGAGGCTCTGCACTTGATTGTGCTGCTGGTAAAGAAGTTCGGTGTGATCTCGTGGCCGGAGGATCCCACAGCCTTCCATGCTTTGATCCAGCGCATTGCCCTGGACATGGAGACGGATCACACGGAACGCAAGTACGAACTGTGCCGCATACTCGCAGATATCCTGATCACCTGTCGTCGCGAGATTGTGCTCAACTCGCTAGAAGGTCAGATCTGGCCGGAGAGCTTGTTCAAGGGCTGCGGAGATATACTGAAGGCCAAGATTGGTCCCAAGCAGCGGGATCCGGCATTGCATTTGATTGCCACCACGCTGCAGGTGCTGGGCATGCAGTGGGCCTTCATGGACGAACAGAAGCAGTTCTTCCTcatgctgctgcagctggcgGCCATCGAGGTGCGCATGCAGATGGACGAGAAGAAGCTGGAGACAACGTTTAAGCAGGCCGAGTTGCTCACCTGCTGCTTTGTCATACTGGAGCAGTGCATCGAGTATATGGCCACCGATCAGCTGGACCTCGAGCCCAAGGAGAAGCAAACCACCTATACGGCCCTCAAGGGTGCCTTCAACCAGGTGCTGGCCGTGCTGAATCGCGTCAGTCAGGACAAGATACGGGAGAATGGAAACCCACGCGACAAGGCCTTCATTGTGGCCACAGTGCGCATACTGTCCGCCTGGTTGGCCCAGGAGACAACCGCCATGCGGCCGGCCATCTATAAGCTGTTGCCCTTCATGCTCAAGATTGCCAATGAGAGCTTCCATGAGCTGAAGACCTGGCGTGCCGGTCCACGTGAGGGCACTCCGCCTGTGGATATTCTGCGTGTGATGATGCCAGCGTTGTGCCACTTTGCCGTCGAGGATGAGGCTCGTCGTGTGCTCTTCACACACAAGCAGGACGAGGTGCTGCTGGAGGCCATCGAGCTGTACTTCAGCATCGCCCACTGGAAGCGTCCGCCAATTCCCCGGGCGGAGCGTCTGAAGCGCATGAATGAACCCGATCCGGTGCCCACGCCGGAGCAACAGGCAGAGATGAAGGAGGCACGCGGTGCTATTGTTGCCCTCTGCAACACTCTTATGAACTTCACCGTTCTGGAGCCCAAGCGTGCCGAGGATGCACCCACCTTTGCCAATCTGCTGAAGTTTGTGGTCGAGAATCTACCCGAGCTGAAGGATACTCCCGACAATCTAGTTATTCATGGCAATCTGTCTGTGCTgggcctgctgctgctgaagcAACAGTCCAAGAAGGTCAAACAGAACGACTTCTCCATATGCCGTTACATACAGGCAACCATACGCTTCCTGTGGGATGCCTACAACATCGACGAGAGCAACGATCCCACGGCCCTTGTGGTATCCATTGCCTACAAGGGCTTCTGGTCAGACCTCTCCGAGCTCTGGTTCCTGGGCATGCAAACTATGTGCGGTGTCCTGCCGCTGGTGCCATGGCTCTCGGAGTTTGCCCTCGAATCCGGCTGGGCTGAGGGCATTGTGAAGACGCTGAAGAAGGTTAAGATTGGCACACTTCCCGCCAATGTGAAGTCCGCCTACGAGGACTTTCTCTCCCAGCTCGTCGATGTCAATCCCGATGTGGTCGCTGTGCTCAAGAAGGCTGATGCTCTGCGTGTCTGTCGCAATCACCGGATGATGGATCTGGGCAAGAAACTCTTTGGCGATTAA
- the LOC117790948 gene encoding uncharacterized protein LOC117790948 — MCGQCPDWKLDQDHDPIIRNPAHKLMTTAECMRLKRDLRVSFFTHNGGSNIWTFIMLVFFILICMALTFWLLTKAFVFSQPQRDDTEENNSQDRQLGGRSSVDEIMQQLREKCTASTQNVENKAIDIDDLYVPPKFWDRFPMNEFLQKPNRTKQKSKKEEEVETEEDSKAAQNMEVDSETSNETSDVESTETSFTEVLNESQDMSEVSSTSEETTRSSGGESEQSTDGEDSTSMVIDNQQNIHDSLGQMPTYYNHTTANPTPDQSRRKIRWANWLKRSKPVDFQTYNASKL; from the exons ATGTGTGGGCAATGTCCCGACTGGAAGTTGGATCAGGATCATGATCCTATTATCCGCAATCCCGCACATAAACTGATGACAACGGCGGAATGTATGCGGTTGAAAAGAGATCTACGGGTTTCCTTTTTCACCCATAATGGCGGATCCAATATCTGGACATTCATAATGCTCgtcttctttattttaatctgCATGGCACTGACATTTTGGCTATTAACAAAGGCATTTGTCTTTTCACAGCCACAGCGAGATGATACCGAAGAAAACAATAGTCAAGATAGACAATTGGGCGGACGATCTTCAGTAGATGAAATAATGCAACAATTGCGAGAGAAGTGCACGGCGTCCACACAGAACGTAGAAAATAAGGCCATTGACATTGATGATCTTTATGTGCCGCCAAAATTTTGGGATAGATTTCCGATGAATGAGTTCTTACAGAAACCAAATAGAACTAAGCAAAAGtcaaagaaagaagaagaagttgaGACTGAGGAAGATTCAAAAGCAGCTCAGAATATGGAAGTAGATTCTGAGACATCGAATGAAACAAGTGATGTTGAGTCAACCGAAACCTCGTTTACAGAAGTACTAAATGAAAGTCAAGATATGAGTGAGGTCTCATCCACATCGGAGGAAACAACTCGTTCTAGCGGCGGGGAATCTGAACAATCTACAGACGGTGAGGACTCAACCTCTATGGTCATAGATAATCAACAGAATATCCACGATTCTCTTGGCCAGATGCCGACATATTATAATCACACGACGGCAAATCCAACGCCCGACCAAAGTCGTCGTAAAATACGCTGGGCGAATTGGCTAAAACGCAGTAAGCCAGTCGATTTCCAG ACTTACAATGCATCCAAGTTGTGA
- the LOC117792056 gene encoding uncharacterized protein LOC117792056 isoform X2, with protein MSRNSRENNSEEDLRITLIDFSSRRQSLISGVVRVISEAVEHLKTSLILPKMLENPHTLIRVLTGTQFEPAIHLVTDFQRRREIILKDQRRPLMDHGMIRIIDYFQSNTEMYKLLQGYTHHMTDQDQKLLNAFEMLLETAKRHLDRDAKAQIIEERRLFKLYKESKSLKKSIDRFRIKIASYQTTLRWKLAAKAVYIEKIQRDMDENQLKVEQRIENETDKTQRITRNYKKISLEKQNQLEQELDRARTDYNKLTKEHKGFEKRNRDEKNKLEIKLQSVIKKYDETIGQQILKDMDLQLQLKETAKEMDKLMMKYRKSETIYNDIVIKREEEEEFRKKRRILAYMMNRAARKIQRYWRNWRRHQLKKKRLQQKNFKKQN; from the exons atgtctaGAAACAGTAGAGAAAATAATTCCGAAGAGGATCTACGAATAACGCTTATTG ATTTTAGCTCCAGACGTCAATCGCTAATAAGCGGAGTGGTCCGAGTTATTTCGGAGGCAGTCGAACATCTGAAAACATCGCTAATATTGCCAAAAATGTTGGAAAATCCACACACATTGATTAGGGTTCTGACTGGTACACAATTCGAGCCCGCGATACATCTAGTTACAGACTTTCAGCGCAGACGTGAGATTATTTTGAAGGATCAACGTCGTCCATTAATGGATCACGGAATGATTCGAATTATTGACTACTTTCAAAGCAACACAGAGATGTATAAACTGTTACAAGGATATACGCATCATATGACGGACCAAGATCAGAAACTTTTGAACGCCTTCGAGATGTTGCTGGAAACGGCAAAGCGTCACCTGGATCGAGACGCAAAAGCTCAGATAATTGAGGAGCGTCGTCTCTTTAAGTTATACAAAGAGAGCAAGAGTCTAAAGAAAAGCATTGATAGATTCAGGATTAAGATAGCATCATATCAAACGACGTTACGGTGGAAATTGGCAGCCAAGGCGGTATACATAGAGAAAATTCAGAGGGATATGGATGAAAATCAACTTAAAGTCGAGCAGCGAATTGAGAATGAAAC AGACAAAACCCAACGAATAACTCGCAATTATAAGAAGATAAGCTTGGAAAAACAAAATCAGCTTGAGCAAGAGCTTGATCGAGCCCGAACCGACTACAACAAGCTAACCAAGGAACATAAAGGTTTCGAGAAACGCAATCGGGATGAAAA AAACAAGTTGGAAATAAAGCTACAGTCTGTCATTAAGAAATACGATGAGACAATTGGCCAACAAATCCTCAAAGATATGGATCTTCAATTACAGTTGAAAGAGACGGCAAAAGAAATGGATAAATTGATGATGAAATATCGTAAAAGTGAGACAATTTACAATGACATTGTTATAAAACgtgaggaagaagaagaatttcGCAAAAAGCGTCGTATTTTGGCATATATGATGAATCGAGCTGCTCGCAAAATACAAAGATATTGGAGAAATTGGCGAAGACatcaactgaaaaaaaaacgccttcaacaaaagaatttcaagaagcaaaattaa
- the LOC117792056 gene encoding uncharacterized protein LOC117792056 isoform X1, translated as MKSSQIYHNISEIPNNMRNVQFGINPITTQINCVIRVLQESIEFVKISLILPQILENPIKVKSVLAGTQFEPALRLLDDYILRRDIIMKYKLPPLSDHGMIKIFDFFLRNHKMHHLFPNLFKKLTVDDRSLLVTFERLYKICEQNLLRNAKKEISNERQLNKIYQENEAVKNSIIKLKADLAFQIVKERWQMAAKMAYLQKCEEKLNRKKQQNDMRMRDASEKCQRIIQVNQKTVAEEQSVLEIELKQLRLEFEKQVKQNQRDEKKWRDEKNKLEIKLQSVIKKYDETIGQQILKDMDLQLQLKETAKEMDKLMMKYRKSETIYNDIVIKREEEEEFRKKRRILAYMMNRAARKIQRYWRNWRRHQLKKKRLQQKNFKKQN; from the exons ATGAAATCCTCTCAGATTTATCATAATATTAGTGAAATACCTAACAATATGAGAAACGTTCAATTCGGAATAAATCCGATTACGACTCAAATTAATTGTGTAATACGAGTTCTCCAGGAGTCTATTGAGTTTGTGAAGATATCGTTGATTTTGCCacaaattttggaaaatcCTATTAAAGTCAAGAGTGTTCTAGCTGGTACGCAATTCGAACCAGCTCTACGCCTACTGGACGATTATATATTGCGACGTgatataattatgaaatataagCTACCGCCTTTGAGTGATCATGGTatgatcaaaatatttgatttctttctGCGCAACCATAAGATGCATCACCTGTTTCCGAATCTGTTTAAGAAATTGACAGTGGATGATCGCAGTTTATTAGTCACTTTTGAGAGGCTCTACAAAATATGTGAACAAAATCTGCTACGAAATGCTAAAAAGGAAATCTCTAATGAACGTCAGCTAAATAAGATCTACCAGGAGAATGAAGCCGTTAAGAACAGCattataaaactcaaagcTGATCTAGCATTTCAGATAGTCAAGGAACGATGGCAAATGGCTGCCAAAATGGCGTATCTGCAAAAGTGTGAGGAGAAACTAAACCGTAAGAAACAACAGAATGATATGCGAATGAGAGATGCAAG TGAAAAATGCCAGCGTATAATACAAGTAAATCAAAAAACTGTCGCAGAAGAACAAAGTGTTCTAGAGATAGAACTAAAGCAACTGCGTTTGGAATTTgaaaaacaagtaaaacagAATCAGCGCGATGAAAAGAAATGGCGGGACGAAAA AAACAAGTTGGAAATAAAGCTACAGTCTGTCATTAAGAAATACGATGAGACAATTGGCCAACAAATCCTCAAAGATATGGATCTTCAATTACAGTTGAAAGAGACGGCAAAAGAAATGGATAAATTGATGATGAAATATCGTAAAAGTGAGACAATTTACAATGACATTGTTATAAAACgtgaggaagaagaagaatttcGCAAAAAGCGTCGTATTTTGGCATATATGATGAATCGAGCTGCTCGCAAAATACAAAGATATTGGAGAAATTGGCGAAGACatcaactgaaaaaaaaacgccttcaacaaaagaatttcaagaagcaaaattaa
- the LOC117792056 gene encoding dynein regulatory complex protein 10 isoform X3 → MSRNSRENNSEEDLRITLIDFSSRRQSLISGVVRVISEAVEHLKTSLILPKMLENPHTLIRVLTGTQFEPAIHLVTDFQRRREIILKDQRRPLMDHGMIRIIDYFQSNTEMYKLLQGYTHHMTDQDQKLLNAFEMLLETAKRHLDRDAKAQIIEERRLFKLYKESKSLKKSIDRFRIKIASYQTTLRWKLAAKAVYIEKIQRDMDENQLKVEQRIENETDKTQRITRNYKKISLEKQNQLEQELDRARTDYNKLTKEHKGFEKRNRDEKNKLLLQLEGVIKKYDTAMSEKITENLELEDKLKDVNLELSEFMIVYQKEEKIYHEIVVKREEREERERKERILRYMMNRAARKIQKYWRKWRKEHKVKAKGKRGKKRK, encoded by the exons atgtctaGAAACAGTAGAGAAAATAATTCCGAAGAGGATCTACGAATAACGCTTATTG ATTTTAGCTCCAGACGTCAATCGCTAATAAGCGGAGTGGTCCGAGTTATTTCGGAGGCAGTCGAACATCTGAAAACATCGCTAATATTGCCAAAAATGTTGGAAAATCCACACACATTGATTAGGGTTCTGACTGGTACACAATTCGAGCCCGCGATACATCTAGTTACAGACTTTCAGCGCAGACGTGAGATTATTTTGAAGGATCAACGTCGTCCATTAATGGATCACGGAATGATTCGAATTATTGACTACTTTCAAAGCAACACAGAGATGTATAAACTGTTACAAGGATATACGCATCATATGACGGACCAAGATCAGAAACTTTTGAACGCCTTCGAGATGTTGCTGGAAACGGCAAAGCGTCACCTGGATCGAGACGCAAAAGCTCAGATAATTGAGGAGCGTCGTCTCTTTAAGTTATACAAAGAGAGCAAGAGTCTAAAGAAAAGCATTGATAGATTCAGGATTAAGATAGCATCATATCAAACGACGTTACGGTGGAAATTGGCAGCCAAGGCGGTATACATAGAGAAAATTCAGAGGGATATGGATGAAAATCAACTTAAAGTCGAGCAGCGAATTGAGAATGAAAC AGACAAAACCCAACGAATAACTCGCAATTATAAGAAGATAAGCTTGGAAAAACAAAATCAGCTTGAGCAAGAGCTTGATCGAGCCCGAACCGACTACAACAAGCTAACCAAGGAACATAAAGGTTTCGAGAAACGCAATCGGGATGAAAA AAACAAGTTGTTACTTCAGCTCGAGggagttattaaaaaatacgaTACTGCGATGAGTGAAAAAATTACCGAAAATCTTGAGCTTGAGGATAAGTTGAAAGATGTAAATTTAGAGCTGTCCGAATTTATGATAGTCTATCAAAAGGAAGAGAAAATTTACcatgaaattgttgttaagcGCGAAGAACGTGAAGAACGTGAAAGGAAAGAAAGAATATTGAGATATATGATGAATCGGGCTGCtcgcaaaatacaaaaatattggcGAAAATGGCGCAAGGAGCATAAAGTgaaagcaaaaggaaaacgtggtaaaaagagaaaataa
- the LOC117792291 gene encoding band 7 protein AGAP004871-like has translation MDTEQSSSKAEKIRKDLYAEYNQDVPNPPDEESQVSRRRKEGKRYIQTSENQSKASFETIGTALSWIIVIITFPISIFICFFKVNEFDRAIIFRLGRVRKDARGPGLVWHLPCIDSYRLVDLRTRVELIPSQDVITKDSVTISVDAVLFYCIQDSMHATIQISNVHESTIFIAQTTLRNMVGSLTLHDLLISRQLLSEKITIAVDHATEKWGVKIERVELKDISLPDSLERSLASEAEALREARAKIISAEGELNASKALREASDVMAENKITLQLRHLQILTSIAQERNVKILYPFPLEMMKPFENSDRKKGGAVVGFGSIVPIIRPNIENIRQTSSISEPNENEKSFHKEQPM, from the exons atggATACTGAGCAATCTTCAAGTAAAGCTGAAAAAATTAGAAAGGATCTTTACGCAGAGTATAATCAGGATGTTCCAAATCCACCCGATGAAGAATCACAGGTTTCCCGCAGACGCAAAGAAGGAAAAAGATATATTCAAACAT CTGAGAACCAATCAAAAGCATCCTTCGAAACTATTGGAACAGCATTGTCCTGGATTATTGTTATAATCACATTCCCTATTTCCATATTTATCTGCTTTTTTAAAGTCAACGAATTTGACCGCGCAATAATCTTTCGACTTGGTCGTGTTAG AAAGGACGCTCGTGGTCCAGGACTAGTTTGGCATTTACCTTGCATTGACAGCTATCGTTTGGTGGATCTTCGCACTAGAGTAGAGTTGATTCCGTCACAGGATGTGATTACGAAGGACTCTGTCACGATAAGCGTTGATGCGGTGCTCTTCTATTGCATTCAAGACTCGATGCATGCGACTATACAGATCTCTAATGTACACGAATCCACTATTTTCATAGCACAGACAACTCTTCGCAATATGGTGGGCTCATTGACGCTCCACGATCTACTTATCTCCAGACAACTTTTGTCCGAGAAGATAACAATCGCAGTGGATCATGCTACCGAAAAATGGGGGGTCAAGATTGAAAGAGTTGAACT GAAGGACATAAGCTTGCCGGATAGTCTTGAAAGGTCCTTGGCTAGTGAGGCTGAAGCACTAAGGGAGGCTCGTGCTAAGATCATATCCGCGGAGGGTGAACTTAATGCTTCGAAAGCCTTAAGGGAAGCATCTGATGTAATGgcggaaaataaaataacccTTCAG TTGAGGCATCTGCAGATCCTAACATCGATTGCGCAAGAACGCAATGTAAAGATCTTATATCCATTCCCTCTGGAAATGATGAAACCGTTTGAAAACAGTGATCGGAAAAAAGGGGGTGCAGTTGTAGGCTTTGGATCAATTGTTCCTATTATAAGACCCAACATAGAGAATATACGCCAAACCTCATCTATATCCGAAcctaatgaaaatgaaaagagctTTCATAAGGAACAGCCAATGTAA
- the LOC117792290 gene encoding band 7 protein AGAP004871-like isoform X2, translated as MDENSKNTKDIGLDDEVSWGSKGKRYIKTSENQSKSSFEIIGTALSWIIVVITFPISIFICFFKVNEFDRAIIFRLGRVRKDARGPGLVWHLPCIDSYRLVDLRTRVELIPSQDAITKDSVTISVDAVLFYCIQNAMHSTIQISNVHTSTIFLAQATLRNMVGSMTLHDLLISRQLLSRKITIAVDHATEKWGVKIERVELLPESLQRLLASEAEALRDARAKIISAEGELNASKALQEASEVMALNEITLQLRHLQTLTSLAQEHHLTIVYPFPMEIMAPFTESGDGVSRKDTDDNGDVSLPGSSLRLFKSIISSVLGSTPELITTSPHAENEISPNPNDSMVLNGNSKTTQTDFPD; from the exons ATGGACGAGAATTCCAAAAATACTAAAGACATTGGACTAGACGATGAAGTGTCATGGGGCAGTAAAGGAAAACGCTACATTAAAACAT CTGAGAACCAATCAAAATcttcatttgaaataattgGAACCGCACTGTCCTGGATTATCGTTGTGATCACTTTTCCCATCTCCATATTTATCTGCTTTTTTAAAGTCAACGAATTTGACCGAGCTATAATCTTTCGGCTTGGACGTGTTAG AAAGGACGCACGTGGACCAGGACTAGTTTGGCATTTACCTTGCATTGACAGCTATCGTTTGGTGGATCTTCGCACTAGAGTAGAGTTGATTCCATCACAAGATGCGATTACGAAGGACTCCGTCACGATTAGCGTTGATGCGGTGCTCTTCTATTGCATTCAAAACGCGATGCATTCGACTATACAGATCTCAAACGTGCATACATCTACGATATTCTTAGCACAGGCAACACTCCGAAATATGGTTGGCTCCATGACACTACACGACCTGCTTATCTCCAGACAACTTTTGTCTCGGAAGATAACAATCGCAGTGGATCATGCTACCGAAAAATGGGGGGTCAAGATTGAAAGAGTTGAACT TTTGCCCGAAAGTCTTCAACGTTTGTTGGCAAGCGAGGCCGAGGCTCTGAGGGATGCTCGGGCTAAAATCATATCTGCGGAGGGTGAACTTAATGCTTCAAAAGCATTGCAGGAAGCATCCGAAGTGATGGCCCTAAACGAAATTACTCTGCAG TTAAGACATCTGCAGACTTTAACATCATTGGCGCAGGAGCATCATCTAACTATTGTCTATCCCTTTCCTATGGAGATTATGGCACCGTTTACAGAAAGCGGAGATGGTGTTAGCAGGAAAGATACTGATGATAATGGAGATGTATCGTTACCAGGTTCTTCACTTcgtttatttaaatctattatATCGTCAGTGCTTGGAAGTACTCCTGAGCTTATAACCACGTCCCCCCACGCAGAAAATGAAATCAGCCCTAACCCAAACGATAGCA tgGTGCTGAATGGAAACTCAAAAACAACTCAAACCGATTTTCCCGATTAG
- the LOC117792290 gene encoding band 7 protein AGAP004871-like isoform X1: MDENSKNTKDIGLDDEVSWGSKGKRYIKTSENQSKSSFEIIGTALSWIIVVITFPISIFICFFKVNEFDRAIIFRLGRVRKDARGPGLVWHLPCIDSYRLVDLRTRVELIPSQDAITKDSVTISVDAVLFYCIQNAMHSTIQISNVHTSTIFLAQATLRNMVGSMTLHDLLISRQLLSRKITIAVDHATEKWGVKIERVELKNISLPESLQRLLASEAEALRDARAKIISAEGELNASKALQEASEVMALNEITLQLRHLQTLTSLAQEHHLTIVYPFPMEIMAPFTESGDGVSRKDTDDNGDVSLPGSSLRLFKSIISSVLGSTPELITTSPHAENEISPNPNDSMVLNGNSKTTQTDFPD; this comes from the exons ATGGACGAGAATTCCAAAAATACTAAAGACATTGGACTAGACGATGAAGTGTCATGGGGCAGTAAAGGAAAACGCTACATTAAAACAT CTGAGAACCAATCAAAATcttcatttgaaataattgGAACCGCACTGTCCTGGATTATCGTTGTGATCACTTTTCCCATCTCCATATTTATCTGCTTTTTTAAAGTCAACGAATTTGACCGAGCTATAATCTTTCGGCTTGGACGTGTTAG AAAGGACGCACGTGGACCAGGACTAGTTTGGCATTTACCTTGCATTGACAGCTATCGTTTGGTGGATCTTCGCACTAGAGTAGAGTTGATTCCATCACAAGATGCGATTACGAAGGACTCCGTCACGATTAGCGTTGATGCGGTGCTCTTCTATTGCATTCAAAACGCGATGCATTCGACTATACAGATCTCAAACGTGCATACATCTACGATATTCTTAGCACAGGCAACACTCCGAAATATGGTTGGCTCCATGACACTACACGACCTGCTTATCTCCAGACAACTTTTGTCTCGGAAGATAACAATCGCAGTGGATCATGCTACCGAAAAATGGGGGGTCAAGATTGAAAGAGTTGAACT TAAGAACATTAGTTTGCCCGAAAGTCTTCAACGTTTGTTGGCAAGCGAGGCCGAGGCTCTGAGGGATGCTCGGGCTAAAATCATATCTGCGGAGGGTGAACTTAATGCTTCAAAAGCATTGCAGGAAGCATCCGAAGTGATGGCCCTAAACGAAATTACTCTGCAG TTAAGACATCTGCAGACTTTAACATCATTGGCGCAGGAGCATCATCTAACTATTGTCTATCCCTTTCCTATGGAGATTATGGCACCGTTTACAGAAAGCGGAGATGGTGTTAGCAGGAAAGATACTGATGATAATGGAGATGTATCGTTACCAGGTTCTTCACTTcgtttatttaaatctattatATCGTCAGTGCTTGGAAGTACTCCTGAGCTTATAACCACGTCCCCCCACGCAGAAAATGAAATCAGCCCTAACCCAAACGATAGCA tgGTGCTGAATGGAAACTCAAAAACAACTCAAACCGATTTTCCCGATTAG
- the LOC117790658 gene encoding ubiquitin-conjugating enzyme E2 H produces the protein MANIVVNTTSPMAGRRLNRDVNRLLAAGYHTVIDDDMTNLDVRLEGPMGTAYEGGVWTVNVSMPQEYPLKAPRLRFVTKILHPNIEFTTGLVCMNVFKQAWSANYDLVNIFETFLPQLLRHPNPHDPLNHHAAAIMKRSEQDFRESVSMFLRMYALPIALPGQSQDTENLEKRSSDLSLSDLLSDDDNDDDDD, from the coding sequence ATGGCCAATATAGTCGTGAACACAACCTCGCCGATGGCCGGACGCCGCCTGAACCGGGACGTAAACAGGCTGTTGGCTGCGGGGTATCACACAGTTATAGACGATGACATGACCAATTTGGATGTGCGCCTCGAGGGGCCAATGGGTACCGCCTATGAGGGCGGGGTTTGGACGGTTAATGTCTCAATGCCACAGGAATATCCCTTAAAGGCGCCACGATTGCGTTTTGTTACAAAGATTTTGCATCCGAATATTGAATTCACCACGGGACTGGTGTGCATGAATGTCTTCAAACAGGCATGGTCTGCCAATTATGATCTggttaatatatttgaaacatTTCTGCCCCAGCTATTGCGGCATCCGAATCCCCATGATCCCCTGAACCACCATGCAGCTGCGATAATGAAGCGCTCGGAACAGGACTTTCGTGAATCAGTGTCCATGTTTCTTAGGATGTACGCTCTACCAATTGCCTTACCTGGTCAGTCCCAGGATACAGAAAATCTCGAAAAGCGTTCCTCGGACTTAAGCTTATCTGATCTGCTTTccgatgatgataatgatgatgatgacgattaA